One window of Streptomyces sp. SUK 48 genomic DNA carries:
- a CDS encoding TOMM precursor leader peptide-binding protein encodes MTPLGVRDELALGADELTRDAIPVGLYGHHALVGPVPDEGAPGCPRCLARRWQAVRAGYLRDALERGDGPRATGTPPWLAGFTVDALATLVAAAARRDRGGRHPWVWLLDLETLRVSRVALVPDGECPSCAARPDDTAEGARITLDPGAKHDADDFRARPLAAYDLVPEAFVNPVTGALGPSFAPDLASASTSSVIGAFTTRSGDYLRECYWGGHTGSYGTSVRVGVLEGLERFAGMRARAKRTVVRAALDDLGDLAVDPRVTGLYSDAFHAAAPEVPRFAPDRPVDWVWGWSLRDDRPVLVPEVVAYYHAPGGIRRRFVQESSNGCASGGSLAEAVYHGLMETVERDAFLLAWFGRLRLPEIDPASSTRTATRAMVDRLAMYGYRARFFDTRVTFPVPVVTAVAERVDGGPGLLCFGAGASLDPESALEGGLCEIATDAVNLRRRTARDESRLRRMAGDFGAVQVLHDHPLLYGLPEMGRYTDFLLRGRDDAERVPLASLATGQGALTPAAELRTDVQACVSAVTAHGFDVVVIDQTSPEQRELGLHTVKVLVPGLLPIDFGTSRQRAPLLPRTRTALREAGLRDDDLTPADLNPAPHPFP; translated from the coding sequence GTGACCCCGCTCGGTGTCCGCGACGAACTCGCTCTCGGTGCGGACGAGTTAACGCGGGACGCGATACCGGTGGGCCTGTACGGGCACCACGCCCTGGTCGGTCCCGTACCGGACGAGGGCGCCCCCGGCTGCCCCCGGTGCCTCGCGCGCCGCTGGCAGGCGGTGCGGGCCGGATATCTGCGGGACGCGCTGGAGCGCGGCGACGGACCGCGGGCCACCGGCACCCCGCCCTGGCTGGCCGGCTTCACGGTGGACGCCCTCGCCACGCTGGTCGCGGCGGCGGCCCGCCGGGACCGAGGTGGCCGGCACCCCTGGGTGTGGCTGCTGGATCTGGAGACCCTGCGGGTCAGCCGGGTCGCGCTGGTGCCCGACGGCGAGTGCCCGTCCTGCGCGGCCCGCCCGGACGACACCGCCGAGGGCGCCCGGATCACCCTGGACCCCGGCGCCAAACACGACGCGGACGACTTCCGCGCCCGACCGCTCGCCGCCTACGACCTGGTGCCGGAGGCGTTCGTGAACCCGGTCACCGGCGCCCTCGGCCCCTCCTTCGCCCCCGACCTGGCGTCCGCGTCGACCTCCTCGGTGATCGGCGCCTTCACCACCCGCTCGGGCGACTACCTGCGGGAGTGCTACTGGGGCGGCCACACCGGCTCCTACGGCACCAGCGTCCGCGTCGGGGTGCTGGAGGGCCTGGAGCGGTTCGCCGGTATGCGGGCCCGCGCCAAGCGGACGGTGGTCCGCGCGGCCCTCGACGACCTCGGGGACCTCGCCGTCGACCCGCGCGTCACCGGCCTGTACTCCGACGCCTTCCACGCCGCCGCCCCCGAGGTGCCGCGCTTCGCGCCGGACCGGCCGGTGGACTGGGTGTGGGGCTGGTCGCTGCGCGACGACCGGCCGGTCCTCGTGCCCGAGGTCGTCGCCTACTACCACGCGCCCGGCGGCATCCGGCGGCGTTTCGTGCAGGAGAGCTCCAACGGCTGTGCCTCCGGCGGCAGTCTGGCCGAGGCCGTCTACCACGGGCTGATGGAGACCGTCGAACGCGACGCCTTCCTGCTGGCCTGGTTCGGCCGGCTCCGGCTGCCCGAGATCGACCCGGCGAGCAGCACCCGGACCGCGACCCGCGCCATGGTCGACCGGCTGGCGATGTACGGCTACCGGGCCCGGTTCTTCGACACCCGCGTCACCTTCCCGGTGCCGGTGGTGACCGCCGTCGCCGAACGCGTGGACGGTGGCCCCGGACTGCTCTGCTTCGGCGCGGGCGCCTCCCTCGACCCCGAGTCCGCGCTCGAAGGCGGGCTCTGCGAGATCGCCACCGACGCGGTCAACCTGCGCCGCCGCACCGCCCGCGACGAATCCCGGCTGCGCCGCATGGCGGGCGACTTCGGCGCGGTCCAGGTGCTGCACGACCACCCCCTGTTGTACGGGCTGCCCGAGATGGGCCGGTACACCGACTTCCTGCTGCGCGGCCGCGACGACGCCGAACGGGTGCCGCTCGCCTCCCTCGCCACCGGGCAGGGCGCCCTGACGCCGGCCGCCGAGCTGCGCACCGACGTCCAGGCGTGTGTCAGCGCCGTCACCGCGCACGGCTTCGACGTCGTCGTGATCGACCAGACCTCCCCGGAACAACGGGAGTTGGGCCTGCACACTGTCAAGGTCCTGGTGCCCGGTCTGCTGCCGATCGACTTCGGCACCAGCCGGCAACGCGCCCCGCTGCTGCCCCGGACGCGCACCGCCCTGCGCGAAGCGGGCCTGCGGGACGACGACTTGACGCCCGCCGACCTCAATCCGGCACCGCATCCCTTCCCTTGA
- a CDS encoding TOMM precursor leader peptide-binding protein, which yields MPHAPASLEEIAQSRPRIRRDVLYTRTPDGVLFHNAHGGFNVRTRNAYRFATLIVPHFDGERRVEELCAGLGDKQRDMVVQLVRALYARGFARDAGPRPPADALAPQVGERFAHQLDYLDHYADDATGRFTRFRDTPVAVLGDDALARWAALGLLRNGSAAVAITEPASPYSELRAERHGVEGSAEIEAEAAALAEAGCAPRLARLEAAVDGTYGWAELEGWDTVLVTPAAGPRQLLRLLTEGVPAGRRLLGAWTFGDRAVIGPEMTAGRTGCWCCAALRLGAGSDAADSADLWASVGPAAPLGAPAPLIGGPLAGMLGNLLAFEVFRLVTGALPAETRGQLVVQHLDSLDVLTEPLLPHPRCPYCSAAPGAEAAAGAEAAASGDALRTPRPEDESATAPADGAADEDAARTALAALERRDVLVREAAGVFTAYADDAWEQTPLKIGTVRLGLAPGRTREVSAADVHHVAGARLTALFRAAEVYVEHVVPPQVLKAAALEAAAGKWTRLAPAELAVSSGLDVPADRIAHFGEATSLLDGRTVLVPAGAVRTFGGWNDAGLFERTSAGTGAAGSPRAALARALRTALAQDALGAAVRRVNPVRTVDPATLAGDPELRFLLRSAENLGVTAEVLDLGQPLLPVVLARFTDARSGQARWAVGSGLRHREAVLEALRDLLGAEQLRSAGDESDTGDPLWADLDAATLVPDGVVAAPVAETTWAAVLDGLAAAGRDAFAVPVTAPDLAEGAVFASRVVLTRGTRRAR from the coding sequence ATGCCCCACGCCCCCGCCTCCCTCGAGGAGATCGCGCAGTCGCGGCCCCGCATCCGCCGGGACGTGCTCTACACCCGCACCCCGGACGGAGTGCTCTTCCACAACGCCCACGGCGGGTTCAACGTCCGTACCCGCAACGCGTACCGCTTCGCCACGCTGATCGTGCCGCACTTCGACGGCGAGCGGCGGGTCGAGGAGCTGTGCGCCGGGCTGGGGGACAAGCAGCGCGACATGGTGGTCCAACTCGTGCGCGCGCTCTACGCGCGTGGCTTCGCCCGGGACGCCGGCCCGAGGCCCCCGGCCGACGCGCTCGCGCCGCAGGTCGGCGAGCGTTTCGCGCATCAGCTCGACTATCTCGACCACTACGCCGACGACGCGACCGGACGCTTCACGCGCTTCCGTGACACCCCGGTCGCCGTCCTCGGTGACGACGCCCTGGCCCGCTGGGCCGCGCTCGGCCTGCTGCGCAACGGCAGCGCCGCCGTGGCCATAACCGAACCGGCCTCGCCCTACAGCGAGTTGCGGGCCGAGCGGCACGGGGTGGAGGGCAGCGCGGAGATCGAGGCCGAGGCCGCCGCCCTTGCCGAGGCGGGCTGCGCCCCCCGGCTCGCCCGTCTCGAGGCGGCCGTCGACGGCACGTACGGCTGGGCCGAACTGGAGGGCTGGGACACGGTCCTGGTGACCCCCGCCGCCGGGCCCCGGCAGCTGCTCCGGCTGCTCACCGAGGGCGTCCCGGCCGGGCGCCGGCTGCTCGGCGCGTGGACCTTCGGCGACCGCGCCGTCATCGGCCCCGAGATGACCGCCGGGCGCACCGGCTGCTGGTGCTGCGCCGCGCTGCGGCTCGGCGCGGGCAGCGACGCGGCCGACAGCGCCGACCTGTGGGCGTCCGTCGGACCCGCCGCACCGCTCGGCGCGCCCGCGCCCCTCATCGGCGGCCCGCTCGCCGGGATGCTCGGCAATCTGCTCGCCTTCGAGGTGTTCCGCCTGGTCACCGGGGCACTGCCCGCCGAGACCCGCGGACAGCTCGTCGTCCAGCACCTCGACTCCCTCGATGTGCTGACGGAGCCGCTGCTGCCGCACCCCCGATGTCCCTACTGCTCCGCCGCTCCGGGCGCGGAGGCCGCGGCGGGCGCAGAGGCCGCGGCGAGTGGCGACGCCCTGCGCACCCCCCGTCCCGAGGACGAGTCCGCCACCGCGCCCGCCGACGGCGCCGCCGACGAGGACGCCGCCCGCACCGCACTCGCCGCCCTTGAGCGGCGCGACGTCCTGGTCCGGGAGGCGGCCGGGGTCTTCACCGCGTACGCCGACGACGCGTGGGAGCAGACCCCGCTCAAGATCGGCACCGTACGCCTGGGACTCGCGCCCGGACGCACCCGCGAGGTGTCCGCCGCCGATGTGCATCATGTCGCCGGAGCCCGCCTGACCGCGCTGTTCCGCGCCGCCGAGGTGTACGTCGAACACGTCGTCCCGCCCCAGGTGCTGAAGGCCGCCGCGCTGGAGGCCGCCGCGGGCAAGTGGACCCGCCTCGCCCCCGCCGAACTCGCCGTCTCCAGCGGCCTGGACGTGCCCGCCGACCGGATCGCCCACTTCGGCGAGGCCACCTCGCTGCTCGACGGCCGGACCGTGCTGGTGCCCGCGGGCGCCGTGCGCACGTTCGGCGGCTGGAACGACGCGGGCCTGTTCGAGCGGACCTCCGCCGGCACCGGCGCCGCGGGCAGCCCCCGGGCCGCGCTCGCCCGCGCCCTGCGCACCGCCCTCGCCCAGGACGCGCTCGGCGCCGCCGTCCGCCGGGTGAACCCGGTGCGCACCGTGGACCCCGCGACCCTCGCCGGTGACCCGGAGCTGCGGTTCCTGCTGCGCTCGGCGGAGAACCTCGGTGTCACCGCCGAAGTCCTGGATCTGGGCCAGCCGTTGCTGCCGGTCGTGCTCGCCCGGTTCACCGACGCGCGGAGCGGCCAGGCGCGTTGGGCCGTCGGCAGCGGGCTCCGGCACCGCGAGGCCGTCCTGGAGGCGCTGCGCGATCTCCTCGGCGCCGAGCAACTGCGAAGCGCCGGGGACGAGTCCGACACAGGCGACCCACTGTGGGCCGACCTGGACGCGGCGACCCTCGTCCCCGACGGCGTCGTAGCGGCCCCTGTCGCGGAGACCACCTGGGCCGCCGTCCTCGACGGCCTCGCCGCGGCCGGGCGGGACGCCTTCGCGGTGCCGGTCACCGCGCCCGACCTCGCCGAGGGCGCCGTGTTCGCCTCGCGTGTCGTCCTGACCCGCGGGACGCGCCGTGCCCGCTGA
- a CDS encoding AfsR/SARP family transcriptional regulator, whose product MKTGTSAPDSAFPAPGTHQPRFLVLGLLAITDGRETVVLQPSRPASLLAALLLHPGAVVGSELLQRVVWGNRPPAGGRSALHTCVLRLRRLFAKYGVADHAIEAVPGGYRLRADAGTLDLLRFREVLARSYATDDPESALRLARAALALWSAPLLTNVHSDEIHRDLVPRLAEERLLAVERVFDGELRLGRHRELIPEAREAVRAHPGHEGLSALLVEAFYRSGRRAEALAEYRRIHAHLTEELGVEPGPVLRELQLAVLRGESPDGQSGAIAPGAPAGALPPGGRPLPLPVQSAGPGQPPPGLGRGSPSAPGALVLSSLVDAGLLQEDPSGRYRVHDLLRLFVQAAGASLPCADAVPHDPTDLPPPAAGRPSP is encoded by the coding sequence GTGAAGACAGGCACCTCCGCGCCGGACAGCGCTTTCCCCGCACCCGGGACCCATCAGCCGCGGTTCCTCGTGCTCGGCCTGCTCGCCATCACCGACGGCCGGGAAACGGTCGTACTCCAGCCCTCCCGCCCCGCCTCGCTCCTCGCGGCCCTGCTGCTCCACCCCGGCGCGGTCGTCGGCTCGGAGCTGCTCCAGCGGGTGGTCTGGGGCAACCGGCCGCCCGCGGGCGGCAGATCGGCGCTGCACACCTGCGTCCTGCGGCTGCGCCGGCTCTTCGCCAAGTACGGCGTCGCCGATCACGCCATCGAGGCCGTACCCGGCGGCTACCGACTGCGCGCCGACGCCGGCACCCTCGATCTGCTGCGCTTCCGCGAGGTGCTCGCCCGCTCGTACGCCACCGACGACCCGGAGTCCGCGCTGCGCCTGGCCCGCGCCGCGCTCGCGCTGTGGAGCGCGCCCCTGCTGACGAATGTGCACTCCGACGAGATCCACCGAGACCTCGTGCCCCGCCTGGCCGAGGAGCGACTCCTCGCGGTGGAGCGGGTGTTCGACGGCGAGCTGCGCCTCGGCCGGCACCGCGAGCTGATCCCCGAGGCCCGCGAGGCCGTGCGCGCCCACCCCGGGCACGAGGGGCTGTCCGCGCTGCTGGTCGAGGCGTTCTACCGTTCCGGCCGGCGCGCCGAGGCACTCGCCGAGTACCGCAGGATCCACGCCCACCTCACCGAGGAACTCGGGGTGGAGCCGGGACCGGTCCTGCGGGAACTCCAACTCGCCGTACTGCGCGGCGAGTCACCGGACGGGCAGAGCGGTGCGATCGCCCCCGGCGCGCCGGCCGGGGCCCTCCCGCCGGGTGGCCGGCCGCTGCCGCTGCCGGTCCAGAGCGCCGGTCCCGGGCAGCCGCCGCCGGGGCTCGGCCGGGGCTCGCCCAGCGCCCCCGGAGCCCTGGTGCTCAGCTCGCTCGTGGACGCCGGGCTGCTCCAGGAGGACCCCTCCGGCCGCTATCGCGTCCACGACCTGCTGCGGCTCTTCGTCCAGGCGGCCGGTGCCAGCCTCCCGTGCGCCGACGCCGTCCCGCACGACCCGACGGACCTGCCTCCCCCGGCCGCAGGCCGACCCTCCCCGTGA
- a CDS encoding SGNH/GDSL hydrolase family protein — MIGSYVAVGDSFTEGVGDLGPDGAFVGWADRLAVLLADRRPEGDFQYTNLAVRGKLLDQVVADQVPQAAELAPDLVSLCAGGNDIIRPGTDPDEVAERFEAAVARLAAAAGTVLVTTGFDTRGVPLLKHLRGKIATYNGHVRAIADRYGCPVLDLWSLRSVQDRRAWDSDRLHLSPEGHTRVALRAGQALGLEIPADPEQPWPALPPRGALDVRRDDVHWAREHLVPWIGRRLRGESSGDHITAKGVLSPEDIRLRIASVA, encoded by the coding sequence GTGATCGGGTCGTACGTGGCGGTGGGGGACAGCTTCACCGAGGGCGTCGGCGATCTCGGCCCCGACGGGGCGTTCGTGGGCTGGGCCGACCGGTTGGCGGTCCTGCTCGCCGATCGGCGGCCCGAGGGCGACTTCCAGTACACCAATCTCGCCGTGCGCGGGAAGCTGCTGGACCAGGTCGTGGCCGACCAGGTCCCGCAGGCGGCCGAACTCGCCCCGGATCTGGTCTCCCTGTGTGCGGGCGGCAACGACATCATCCGTCCCGGCACCGACCCGGACGAGGTGGCCGAGCGGTTCGAGGCGGCCGTGGCCCGGCTCGCCGCGGCGGCCGGCACCGTCCTGGTGACCACCGGCTTCGACACCCGGGGCGTGCCCCTGCTCAAGCACCTGCGCGGCAAGATCGCCACGTACAACGGGCATGTGCGGGCCATCGCCGACCGGTACGGCTGCCCGGTGCTCGACCTGTGGTCGCTGAGGTCCGTGCAGGACCGCCGGGCCTGGGACAGCGACCGGCTGCACCTCTCGCCCGAGGGGCACACCCGCGTCGCGCTGCGCGCCGGGCAGGCGCTCGGCCTGGAGATCCCGGCCGACCCGGAGCAGCCGTGGCCCGCGCTGCCGCCCCGGGGCGCCCTGGACGTCCGCCGCGACGACGTGCACTGGGCCCGTGAGCACCTCGTCCCGTGGATCGGCCGCCGGCTGCGCGGCGAGTCCTCCGGTGACCACATCACCGCGAAGGGCGTGCTGTCCCCCGAGGACATCCGGCTGCGCATCGCCTCCGTGGCCTGA
- a CDS encoding tyrosine-protein phosphatase produces MTQQVPSTEPELAGVRNFRDVGGLPTVDGRRLRQGVLFRSGHLAHATARDAVFLSSLGLHTIFDFRNAADQKLEGPDVALPGVRNVNLPLSDPADGAEFWKMVRDGDLDQLRAILDDGKGAARMVASYRSMVRTRTAEHSRVLHAIAEDSVPALMHCAAGKDRAGISIAVTLLAVGVERDAIVADYLESNAKHRRYKVQRSSSAQSAYTPEVMELLSPLFDARAEYLAAAFDSIEENWGGVDGYLERGLGLAPETRERLRARLVD; encoded by the coding sequence GTGACGCAGCAGGTCCCGTCGACCGAGCCGGAGCTGGCCGGTGTGCGCAATTTCCGTGACGTCGGCGGACTGCCGACCGTGGACGGACGCCGGCTGCGCCAGGGCGTGCTGTTCCGCAGCGGGCACCTCGCGCACGCGACCGCGCGGGACGCGGTCTTCCTCTCCTCCCTGGGCCTGCACACGATCTTCGACTTCCGCAACGCCGCGGACCAGAAGCTGGAGGGCCCGGACGTCGCGCTGCCCGGCGTGCGCAATGTGAACCTGCCGCTGAGCGACCCGGCGGACGGCGCCGAGTTCTGGAAGATGGTCCGCGACGGCGACCTCGACCAGCTGCGCGCGATCCTGGACGACGGCAAGGGCGCGGCCCGGATGGTGGCCTCGTACCGCTCGATGGTGCGCACCCGCACGGCCGAGCACTCCCGGGTGCTGCACGCGATCGCCGAGGACAGCGTCCCTGCGCTGATGCACTGCGCGGCCGGCAAGGACCGCGCGGGCATCTCCATAGCCGTCACCCTGCTCGCCGTCGGGGTCGAGCGGGACGCGATCGTGGCCGACTACCTGGAGTCCAACGCCAAGCACCGCCGCTACAAGGTGCAGCGCAGCAGCAGTGCGCAGAGCGCGTACACCCCCGAGGTGATGGAGCTGCTCAGCCCGCTCTTCGACGCGCGCGCCGAGTATCTGGCGGCCGCCTTCGACAGCATCGAGGAGAACTGGGGCGGCGTGGACGGCTATCTGGAGCGGGGTCTGGGGCTGGCTCCCGAGACGCGGGAGCGGCTGCGGGCGCGGCTGGTGGACTGA
- a CDS encoding DUF6126 family protein — translation MSDLETKFPRSLWVRLIIYIAFGHLLAAFLYLLFALGGKG, via the coding sequence ATGAGCGACCTCGAGACCAAGTTCCCCCGTTCCCTGTGGGTCCGGCTGATCATCTACATCGCCTTCGGCCACCTGCTGGCCGCGTTCCTCTATCTGCTGTTCGCGCTCGGCGGCAAGGGCTGA
- a CDS encoding XRE family transcriptional regulator, producing MNASDAASPAAGPGEELPAVAPQLRALRRRAGLTLEAAARDAGLSPAHLSRLETGQRQPSLPMLLALARIYGTTVSELLGERVADQNAIVRAADMDPTRAAGWTYFQAGAPGRGMQALRVYAPYGAQGDIVRVHPGEEWLYVLKGRLRLRLGDATHLLAPGDSAHFDSLTPHRLAAADPDGVELLFVHTLLQSPTSALCLGHLNGELT from the coding sequence ATGAACGCCTCAGATGCCGCATCGCCCGCGGCGGGCCCGGGCGAGGAACTGCCCGCCGTCGCGCCGCAACTGCGGGCACTGCGCCGCCGGGCCGGTCTCACCCTGGAGGCCGCGGCCCGGGACGCCGGACTCTCACCGGCCCATCTGTCCCGGCTGGAGACCGGGCAGCGACAGCCCTCGCTGCCGATGCTGCTCGCGCTCGCCCGTATCTACGGTACGACGGTCTCCGAACTCCTCGGGGAGCGGGTCGCCGACCAGAACGCGATCGTCCGCGCCGCCGACATGGACCCGACCCGGGCCGCCGGGTGGACCTACTTCCAGGCCGGGGCCCCCGGCCGGGGGATGCAGGCCCTGCGGGTGTACGCGCCCTACGGCGCACAGGGCGACATCGTGCGCGTCCACCCCGGCGAGGAGTGGCTCTACGTCCTCAAGGGCCGGCTGCGGCTGCGCCTCGGTGACGCCACGCATCTGCTCGCCCCCGGGGACAGCGCCCACTTCGACTCGCTCACCCCGCACCGCCTCGCCGCCGCGGACCCGGACGGCGTGGAACTGCTGTTCGTCCACACCCTGCTCCAGAGCCCCACGTCCGCACTGTGCCTGGGGCACCTGAACGGAGAGCTGACATGA